In the genome of Henningerozyma blattae CBS 6284 chromosome 5, complete genome, one region contains:
- the ACS1 gene encoding acetate--CoA ligase 1 (similar to Saccharomyces cerevisiae ACS1 (YAL054C); ancestral locus Anc_7.15): MPAVVKDTPTSPTSKVCDLKAQLNNEISSLNKQQDKPASSSSAERPKSSHDYEHLTNVGIVPQKPVLDRLQPSLVNHYNPHVQDFNEYKRLYAQSINNPREFFGTRAKQFLNWSKPFDEVYMPDPKTDLPSFENNSWFLNGQINACYNCVDRHALETPDKVAIIYEADEPGQGYSLTYKELLEQVCKLAQVLKISMGVQKGDTVAVYMPMIPQALITLLAITRIGAVHSVVFAGFSSNSLRDRINDANSKVVITADESLRGSKIIETKKIVDDALKETPNVRNVLVYKRTNNPKVSYQNGRDLIWSEEMKKYKTYCPCEPVDSEHPLFLLYTSGSTGAPKGVQHSTAGYLLGASLTMRYTFDTHREDVFFTAGDIGWITGHTYVVYGPLLYGCTTVVFEGTPAYPNFSRYWDIVDTHKVTQFYVAPTALRLLKRAGTSYIDGYSLKSLRCLGSVGEPIAAEVWEWYSENIGKNEIPIVDTYWQTESGSHLVTPLAGGVTPMKPGSASYPFFGIDAVILDPTTGQEINENHAEGVLAVKQAWPSFARTIWKNHDRYLDTYLNPYKGYYFTGDGAARDKDGYIWILGRVDDVVNVSGHRLSTAEIEAAIIQDSLVAECAVVGFNDDLTGQAVAAFVVLKNKENWSSASDSELLDIKKHLILTVRKDIGPFAAPKLIVLVDDLPKTRSGKIMRRILRKILAGESDQLGDISTLSNPGVVKHLIESVKL; this comes from the coding sequence ATGCCCGCTGTTGTTAAAGACACACCAACGTCTCCAACTTCCAAAGTCTGTGACTTGAAAGCTCAATTGAATAACGAGATTTCCTCGTTAAACAAGCAACAAGACAAACcagcttcttcttcttctgctGAAAGGCCAAAATCATCTCATGATTATGAACATTTGACTAATGTAGGTATTGTTCCTCAGAAACCTGTCTTGGATAGACTTCAACCAAGTTTGGTCAACCATTACAATCCTCATGTTCAAGATTTCAATGAATACAAGAGATTGTATGCACAATCCATTAACAATCCAAGAGAATTCTTTGGTACAAGAGCCAaacaatttttgaattggTCAAAACCATTTGATGAAGTTTATATGCCAGATCCAAAGACTGATTTGCcatcttttgaaaataattcttggtTCTTAAACGGTCAAATCAATGCTTGTTATAATTGTGTCGATAGACATGCATTAGAAACACCAGATAAAGTAGCCATCATTTACGAAGCTGATGAACCAGGTCAAGGTTATAGTTTAActtataaagaattattggaaCAAGTCTGTAAATTGGCTCaagttttgaaaatttccaTGGGTGTACAAAAGGGTGATACTGTTGCTGTTTATATGCCTATGATTCCACAAGCTTTGATTACCTTATTGGCCATTACAAGAATTGGTGCTGTCCATTCTGTTGTTTTTGCTGGGTTTTCTTCTAACTCTTTAAGAGATAGAATTAACGATGCTAATTCTAAAGTAGTCATTACTGCTGATGAATCCTTAAGAGGTAGTAAGATCAttgaaactaaaaaaatcgTCGACGATGCTTTGAAGGAAACTCCAAACGTGAGAAACGTTTTAGTCTATAAGCGTACCAATAATCCAAAAGTTTCTTATCAAAATGGTAGAGATTTGATTTGGAGtgaagaaatgaaaaaatacaagACTTATTGTCCATGTGAACCTGTCGATTCAGAACATCcattgtttttattatatacttCTGGTTCCACTGGTGCTCCAAAAGGTGTTCAACATTCCACCGCTGGTTATTTATTAGGTGCCTCTTTGACTATGCGTTACACTTTTGACACTCATAGAGAAGATGTTTTCTTTACTGCAGGTGATATTGGTTGGATTACTGGTCATACTTATGTCGTTTATGGTCCATTGTTATACGGTTGTACTACTGTCGTCTTCGAAGGTACTCCAGCTTATCCAAATTTCTCCAGATATTGGGATATTGTTGATACTCATAAGGTCACTCAATTTTATGTAGCTCCAACTGCTTTACGTCTATTAAAGAGAGCCGGAACTTCTTATATCGATGGGTATTCTTTGAAATCTTTGAGATGTTTAGGTTCTGTCGGTGAACCAATTGCTGCTGAAGTTTGGGAATGGTATTCTGAAAATATTGGTAAGAATGAAATTCCTATTGTCGATACTTATTGGCAAACTGAATCTGGTTCTCACTTAGTCACTCCATTGGCAGGTGGTGTCACTCCAATGAAACCAGGTTCTGCATCTTATCCATTCTTCGGTATTGACGCTGTTATTTTAGATCCAACTACTGGTCAAGAAATCAATGAAAACCATGCTGAAGGTGTTCTAGCGGTAAAACAAGCTTGGCCTTCATTTGCAAGAACCATTTGGAAAAACCATGATAGATACTTAGATACCTATTTGAATCCTTACAAAGGTTATTACTTCACAGGTGATGGTGCTGCCAGAGATAAGGATGGTTACATTTGGATCTTGGGTCGTGTCGATGATGTTGTTAATGTTTCAGGTCACAGATTATCTACTGCTGAAATTGAAGCTGCCATCATTCAAGATTCCTTAGTGGCTGAATGTGCTGTTGTTGGAtttaatgatgatttaaCTGGTCAAGCTGTTGCTGCATTTGttgttttgaaaaataaagaaaattggTCTTCTGCAAGTGATTCAGAATTATTAGACATTAAGAAGCATTTGATTTTAACTGTTCGTAAAGATATTGGTCCATTTGCTGCTCCAAAATTAATCGTCTTGGTAGATGATTTGCCAAAGACAAGATCTGGTAAGATTATGAGACGTATCTTAAGAAAGATTTTGGCCGGTGAATCCGATCAATTAGGTGATATTTCCACTTTATCTAACCCAGGTGTAGTAAAGCATTTGATCGAATCTgtcaaattataa